The following coding sequences lie in one Isoptericola variabilis 225 genomic window:
- a CDS encoding type III polyketide synthase, with protein MSRIVAVAPVLGAHPQPQETIAQPQETIARTLAPLVTDDPGRAALLHRLHRNAGVRRRHLALPLEEYGSMGSLEASNAAFVEHGSRLAERAAREALDAAGLAPSDVDQVFTTSVTGVAAPSLDVLVAGRLPLRSDVRRTPSFGLGCAGGAGGLARVHEQLAGRPRDVALLLSVELCSLTLQHRDDSTANLVATGLFGDGGAAAVLVGDEHRLARPPVAPPRRTASVVDTRSQLYPGTADDLGWRVRDTGFSIVLSARLPDLVRSHLLADVKGLLAEHGLAPADVPTWVVHAGGPRVLDAVRDALGLAEEDLRHSREHLADAGNLSSASVLHVLARTLEATDAPPGSPAVLMAFGPGVSTELVLLRLEGRC; from the coding sequence GTGTCCCGGATCGTCGCCGTCGCCCCCGTGCTGGGCGCGCACCCGCAGCCGCAGGAGACGATCGCGCAGCCGCAGGAGACGATCGCGCGGACCCTCGCGCCGCTCGTGACCGACGACCCGGGACGGGCGGCGCTGCTGCACCGGCTGCACCGCAACGCGGGCGTGCGGCGGCGGCACCTGGCGCTGCCGCTCGAGGAGTACGGGTCGATGGGCTCGCTCGAGGCGTCGAACGCGGCGTTCGTCGAGCACGGCAGCCGGCTGGCCGAGCGTGCGGCGCGCGAGGCGCTCGACGCGGCCGGGCTGGCGCCGTCGGACGTCGACCAGGTCTTCACGACGTCGGTGACCGGCGTCGCGGCGCCGTCGCTCGACGTGCTCGTGGCCGGGCGGCTCCCGCTGCGCTCGGACGTGCGGCGCACGCCGTCGTTCGGCCTGGGGTGCGCGGGCGGGGCGGGGGGTCTCGCGCGCGTGCACGAGCAGCTCGCGGGGCGGCCGCGCGACGTGGCGCTGCTGCTGTCGGTCGAGCTGTGCTCGCTGACGCTGCAGCACCGGGACGACTCGACGGCGAACCTCGTGGCCACGGGCCTGTTCGGCGACGGCGGGGCCGCGGCGGTGCTCGTCGGGGACGAGCACCGGCTGGCGCGGCCGCCGGTCGCTCCCCCGCGGCGGACGGCGTCGGTGGTGGACACGCGCTCGCAGCTGTACCCGGGCACGGCGGACGACCTGGGCTGGCGCGTGCGGGACACGGGGTTCTCGATCGTGCTGTCGGCGCGGCTGCCGGACCTCGTGCGCTCCCACCTGCTCGCCGACGTCAAGGGGCTGCTCGCCGAGCACGGCCTGGCGCCGGCCGACGTGCCGACGTGGGTGGTGCACGCGGGCGGGCCGCGCGTCCTGGACGCGGTGCGCGACGCGCTCGGCCTGGCCGAGGAGGACCTGCGGCACAGCCGCGAGCACCTCGCCGACGCCGGCAACCTGTCGTCGGCGTCGGTGCTGCACGTGCTCGCGCGCACGCTCGAGGCGACCGACGCCCCGCCCGGCTCCCCCGCGGTGCTCATGGCGTTCGGGCCGGGGGTGTCG
- a CDS encoding UbiA family prenyltransferase, with translation MAGRDAPPRSPGAGARPVGTLRTVRGLVLASHPAPAAVVTALAAAMAAALGSGPGRTALVALAVGTGQLSVGWSNDWIDAARDRAVGRADKPVVAGLLTAATLRRGALAALVVCAAASLATGLLPGPVHLAAVAGAWAYNARLKSTAWSWAPYAVSFALLLVFVVLAAPGGRAPAPWAAAAAALLGVGAHVANTLPDLDDDAATCVRGLPHRLGRRTAGVLAPAVLLAAVAVVVAGPAGPPGPLALGCGALAAGLAVAAGAVAAARPRSRAPFALGLAVAVVCVVALALAVPDVAV, from the coding sequence ATGGCCGGCCGCGACGCGCCTCCCCGCAGCCCCGGTGCCGGCGCGCGCCCCGTGGGCACGCTGCGCACCGTGCGCGGGCTCGTGCTCGCCAGCCACCCCGCACCCGCGGCCGTCGTCACCGCGCTGGCCGCCGCCATGGCCGCCGCGCTCGGGTCCGGCCCCGGGCGCACCGCGCTCGTGGCGCTCGCGGTCGGCACCGGGCAGCTGTCGGTCGGGTGGTCCAACGACTGGATCGACGCCGCCCGCGACCGCGCCGTCGGCCGCGCCGACAAGCCCGTCGTCGCCGGCCTGCTCACCGCCGCCACGCTGCGCCGCGGGGCGCTCGCGGCCCTCGTGGTGTGCGCCGCCGCGTCGCTCGCGACGGGACTGCTCCCCGGGCCCGTGCACCTGGCCGCCGTGGCCGGCGCGTGGGCGTACAACGCGCGGCTCAAGTCCACCGCGTGGTCGTGGGCGCCGTACGCCGTGTCGTTCGCGCTGCTGCTCGTCTTCGTCGTGCTCGCCGCCCCCGGCGGGCGCGCGCCCGCGCCCTGGGCGGCGGCCGCCGCGGCGCTGCTCGGCGTCGGCGCGCACGTCGCCAACACGCTGCCCGACCTCGACGACGACGCCGCGACCTGCGTGCGGGGCCTGCCGCACCGGCTCGGGCGCCGCACAGCGGGCGTGCTCGCGCCCGCGGTGCTGCTCGCCGCCGTGGCGGTCGTCGTCGCCGGGCCCGCGGGCCCTCCCGGCCCCCTGGCGCTCGGCTGCGGGGCGCTCGCGGCAGGTCTCGCGGTCGCCGCCGGGGCGGTCGCCGCCGCCCGGCCGCGCAGCCGGGCACCGTTCGCGCTCGGTCTCGCCGTCGCCGTGGTGTGCGTGGTCGCGCTGGCGCTCGCGGTGCCCGACGTCGCGGTGTGA
- a CDS encoding GNAT family N-acetyltransferase: protein MTAAVPPALRPARPADAARLAWVHRTAWVETYAGLLPAEHWRTDTLERRAATWARWLDGGVPVTVAERDGEIVGFAIAGASTTVGEHPPVRDHQLYALYVLAAHHGTGTGQVLLDAVVAPGTPAQLWVARDNPKARAFYGRNGFEPDGATHVDPALHGLVEVRLVR from the coding sequence ATGACCGCCGCTGTCCCGCCGGCCCTGCGGCCCGCACGGCCCGCCGACGCCGCACGCCTGGCGTGGGTGCACCGCACCGCGTGGGTCGAGACGTACGCGGGCCTGCTGCCCGCCGAGCACTGGCGCACCGACACGCTCGAGCGCCGCGCCGCCACCTGGGCACGGTGGCTCGACGGCGGCGTGCCCGTGACCGTCGCCGAGCGCGACGGCGAGATCGTCGGGTTCGCGATCGCGGGCGCGAGCACCACCGTGGGCGAGCACCCGCCGGTGCGCGACCACCAGCTCTACGCCCTCTACGTGCTGGCGGCGCACCACGGCACCGGCACCGGGCAGGTGCTGCTCGACGCCGTCGTGGCGCCCGGCACGCCCGCGCAGCTGTGGGTCGCGCGCGACAACCCGAAGGCCCGCGCGTTCTACGGGCGCAACGGCTTCGAGCCCGACGGGGCGACCCACGTCGACCCCGCCCTGCACGGGCTCGTCGAGGTGCGGCTCGTGCGCTGA
- the thiD gene encoding bifunctional hydroxymethylpyrimidine kinase/phosphomethylpyrimidine kinase — MTLPAPVPVSVPLRAPRAVPRVLAVAGSDPSGGAGIQADLKSIAAHGGYGMAVLTALTAQNTRGVRDVHVPPPGFLRAQLDAVSDDVVVDAVKIGMLGDACAIAVVADWLAAARRGDARPAVVLDPVMVATSGDRLLDPDDEQAVRAMLPLADVVTPNLPELAVLAGAEPAPTWAAALEQARALAAEHGVLVVVKGGHLAALDAPAARVPDALVGPRGVLVELDGERVATTTTHGTGCSLSSALATCFARHHDWERALRESKEWLTAAIRAGAALEVGQGHGPVDHLVALRGTAATAT, encoded by the coding sequence ATGACGCTGCCCGCACCCGTACCGGTGTCCGTCCCGCTCCGGGCCCCGCGCGCCGTCCCGCGCGTCCTCGCGGTGGCCGGCTCCGACCCCAGCGGCGGGGCGGGGATCCAGGCCGACCTCAAGTCGATCGCCGCGCACGGCGGCTACGGCATGGCCGTGCTCACCGCGCTCACGGCGCAGAACACCCGCGGGGTGCGGGACGTGCACGTGCCGCCGCCGGGCTTCCTGCGCGCCCAGCTCGACGCGGTGAGCGACGACGTCGTGGTCGACGCCGTCAAGATCGGGATGCTCGGCGACGCGTGCGCGATCGCGGTGGTCGCCGACTGGCTCGCCGCCGCGCGGCGCGGCGACGCGCGGCCCGCGGTCGTGCTCGACCCGGTCATGGTCGCCACCAGCGGCGACCGCCTGCTCGACCCCGACGACGAGCAGGCGGTCCGCGCCATGCTGCCCCTGGCCGACGTCGTCACCCCGAACCTGCCCGAGCTCGCCGTGCTCGCGGGCGCCGAGCCGGCGCCGACGTGGGCCGCGGCGCTCGAGCAGGCGCGCGCCCTCGCGGCCGAGCACGGGGTGCTCGTGGTGGTCAAGGGCGGGCACCTGGCGGCCCTCGACGCCCCCGCCGCCCGCGTGCCCGACGCGCTCGTCGGCCCGCGCGGCGTCCTGGTCGAGCTCGACGGCGAGCGGGTGGCCACGACCACCACGCACGGCACCGGGTGCTCGCTGTCGAGCGCGCTGGCCACGTGCTTCGCCCGGCACCACGACTGGGAGCGTGCGCTGCGGGAGTCCAAGGAGTGGCTCACCGCCGCGATCCGCGCGGGCGCCGCGCTGGAGGTCGGGCAGGGCCACGGGCCCGTCGACCACCTCGTCGCGCTGCGCGGCACGGCGGCGACCGCGACCTGA